One genomic region from Halomicrobium zhouii encodes:
- a CDS encoding universal stress protein — protein MYEILVPVDRDEPRALSQAETVSELPHSAEEVHVTLLHVFTNNEEGASVNQVGSVREAQERMAEAGIEVDLAEQSGDPAAEILDYADEADVDLICLAGRKRTPAGKVLFGSVTQSVILGTEKAVLVSGREQTPSE, from the coding sequence ATGTACGAGATCCTCGTTCCGGTGGATCGTGACGAACCGCGCGCGCTCTCACAGGCCGAGACCGTGAGCGAACTACCACATTCGGCCGAAGAGGTCCACGTGACCCTGCTCCACGTGTTCACGAACAACGAGGAGGGTGCCTCCGTCAACCAGGTCGGCTCCGTCCGCGAGGCACAGGAACGCATGGCGGAAGCTGGCATCGAGGTGGATCTGGCAGAACAGAGCGGCGACCCGGCCGCGGAGATTCTCGACTACGCCGACGAGGCCGACGTGGACCTCATCTGTCTGGCGGGACGGAAACGGACGCCGGCGGGCAAGGTGCTGTTCGGCAGCGTCACCCAGAGCGTCATCCTGGGGACGGAGAAGGCGGTGCTGGTCAGCGGGCGAGAGCAGACGCCGTCCGAGTAG
- a CDS encoding redox-regulated ATPase YchF: MLSIALAGKPNAGKSTFYRAATESDVDVGNYPFTTIDPNRGVSYVRTDCPCLDREERCGGENCRDGKRYVPVELLDVAGLVPGAHEGRGLGNQFLDELTNADVILNVVDASGGTNEEGEPVEIGSHDPVEDVDFVEEEMDLWLASIVERNWEGVERASRSPDFDLDEELTDMLTGVGATEADVARTLRDIDYPADPIAWEDEHREALAREIRQRTKPIVVVANKADIAPEGTVERLQEAAEYAIPATADGELGLRRAADAGIVEYDPGDPDFEITGDVSDDQREGLERIRDVMEEWGGTGVQQALDEAVYGLLDHFTAFPVQNESKWTDGTGTVLPDAFLLPEGSTPKDLAYAVHSDIGEGYLHAVDAREKRRISDDTELGEGDVIKIVSTN; this comes from the coding sequence ATGCTCTCTATCGCGCTGGCGGGGAAACCCAACGCCGGCAAGTCTACCTTCTACAGGGCGGCCACGGAGTCCGACGTCGACGTCGGGAACTACCCGTTCACGACCATCGACCCGAACCGCGGCGTGAGCTACGTCCGCACCGACTGCCCCTGCCTGGACCGTGAGGAGCGCTGCGGCGGGGAGAATTGCCGGGACGGCAAGCGCTACGTCCCGGTCGAACTGCTCGACGTCGCCGGCCTTGTCCCGGGCGCCCACGAGGGTCGTGGGCTGGGCAACCAGTTCCTCGACGAACTCACCAACGCCGACGTCATCCTCAACGTCGTCGACGCCTCCGGCGGGACGAACGAGGAGGGCGAGCCCGTCGAAATCGGGAGCCACGACCCCGTCGAAGACGTCGACTTCGTCGAGGAGGAGATGGACCTCTGGCTCGCGAGCATCGTCGAGCGCAACTGGGAGGGCGTCGAACGGGCCTCGCGCTCGCCGGACTTCGACCTCGACGAGGAACTGACGGACATGCTCACCGGTGTCGGGGCGACGGAGGCCGACGTGGCGCGCACCCTGCGCGACATCGACTACCCCGCCGACCCGATCGCCTGGGAGGACGAGCACCGCGAGGCGCTGGCCCGGGAGATCCGCCAGCGGACGAAACCCATCGTCGTCGTGGCCAACAAGGCCGATATCGCGCCGGAGGGGACCGTGGAGCGACTACAGGAGGCCGCGGAGTACGCGATTCCGGCCACCGCCGACGGCGAACTGGGGCTCCGGCGGGCGGCCGACGCCGGCATCGTCGAGTACGACCCCGGCGACCCGGACTTCGAGATAACGGGTGACGTCAGCGACGACCAGCGCGAGGGCCTCGAACGCATCCGCGACGTCATGGAGGAGTGGGGCGGTACAGGCGTCCAGCAGGCCCTCGACGAGGCCGTCTACGGGCTGCTCGACCACTTCACCGCGTTCCCCGTCCAGAACGAGAGCAAGTGGACCGACGGCACCGGCACCGTCCTCCCCGACGCGTTCCTGCTGCCCGAGGGCTCGACGCCGAAGGACCTGGCCTACGCCGTCCACTCCGACATCGGCGAGGGGTATCTCCACGCCGTCGACGCCCGCGAGAAGCGCCGCATCTCCGACGATACCGAACTCGGAGAGGGCGACGTGATCAAGATCGTCAGCACGAACTGA